In one Niallia taxi genomic region, the following are encoded:
- the thpR gene encoding RNA 2',3'-cyclic phosphodiesterase yields MTMNTHYFLAIGLPEAARQQIEDKKAMLQAAFPFKKWVHPQDYHLTLAFLGNAPEEQRSELTAILDNALYNTEKFTLNIDKLGVFGNEASPRIFWLGVDENPSLFRLQENVYAYCKQAGFTLEKRPFHPHMTLARKWAGQERFQADRLALESPFTEEMVSLDVSQFSLFQTHLNKEPKYEAIYTKKL; encoded by the coding sequence ATGACAATGAATACACATTATTTTTTAGCAATAGGCTTGCCGGAAGCTGCCAGACAACAGATTGAAGATAAAAAAGCAATGCTTCAAGCAGCATTTCCCTTTAAAAAATGGGTGCATCCACAAGATTACCATTTAACGTTAGCTTTTTTAGGTAATGCGCCTGAGGAACAGAGAAGTGAGCTTACGGCAATTTTGGATAATGCTTTGTATAATACAGAGAAATTCACTTTAAATATCGATAAATTAGGTGTATTTGGAAACGAAGCAAGTCCGCGGATTTTCTGGCTTGGAGTGGACGAGAATCCATCTCTATTCAGGCTGCAAGAGAATGTGTATGCGTATTGCAAGCAAGCTGGCTTTACATTAGAAAAAAGGCCATTCCATCCGCATATGACCCTTGCAAGGAAATGGGCTGGACAAGAGAGGTTTCAAGCAGACAGGCTTGCTTTAGAATCTCCATTCACGGAAGAAATGGTTTCGCTTGATGTAAGTCAATTTTCATTATTTCAAACACATTTAAATAAAGAACCTAAATATGAAGCAATATATACAAAAAAATTATAA
- a CDS encoding NERD domain-containing protein, with amino-acid sequence MAQLIKLKDYISRYQQNILLYPSRFVRLKKQKWEGVKSAFDSKDMQIFYETPDLTEYLPEEKESIFLKIRGMMNRKTKDEESLLLFPDIVKEEEEDKEEQLFSFNYKANEYNEPQSLEQLKLQFLNQLFQFQMKWASSTLTEKSTVKKAFYYDDLLKYFLQRFPDTYLVLYKPVFLLKNAPIEVETILVTPTAVWCITVLEAEDSAVFVGSNEKFWVKKYNSKEKKILSPVIALNRTEKIIRGIFDRHDVTLPIQKAILTRNGYIDYPTIPYDLKIIEKRNYDEWFQMMRNNQSPIKATQLKGAESLLQYCLTTSVRRYDWDSTEKRNLD; translated from the coding sequence TTGGCACAATTAATTAAGCTAAAAGACTACATATCACGCTATCAGCAAAATATACTACTATATCCGTCTCGCTTTGTCCGTCTGAAGAAGCAAAAATGGGAAGGAGTCAAAAGTGCGTTTGACTCAAAAGATATGCAAATATTTTATGAAACTCCAGATTTGACAGAATATCTACCAGAAGAAAAGGAATCTATCTTTCTTAAAATCAGAGGGATGATGAATCGGAAAACGAAGGATGAGGAAAGCCTTCTTCTTTTTCCGGATATCGTTAAAGAAGAAGAGGAGGACAAAGAGGAGCAACTATTTTCCTTTAATTATAAAGCAAATGAATATAATGAACCGCAAAGCTTAGAACAGTTAAAGCTGCAGTTTTTGAATCAGCTTTTCCAATTTCAGATGAAATGGGCCAGTTCGACACTGACAGAAAAGTCAACTGTCAAGAAAGCATTTTATTATGATGATTTGCTGAAATATTTTTTGCAGCGATTTCCAGACACGTATCTGGTCCTTTATAAACCAGTTTTCTTGTTGAAAAACGCGCCAATTGAGGTAGAGACAATCCTTGTAACTCCAACTGCAGTTTGGTGTATTACTGTATTGGAAGCAGAAGATTCCGCTGTCTTTGTTGGTTCAAATGAAAAATTTTGGGTAAAGAAATACAATAGCAAAGAAAAAAAGATTTTAAGCCCGGTTATTGCACTGAACCGAACAGAAAAAATAATTCGAGGTATTTTTGACAGACATGATGTAACATTGCCTATTCAAAAAGCCATTTTAACAAGAAATGGCTATATCGATTATCCAACAATACCATATGATTTGAAAATCATCGAGAAAAGAAACTATGATGAATGGTTCCAGATGATGAGAAACAACCAATCACCGATTAAGGCGACCCAGTTAAAAGGGGCAGAAAGTCTTTTGCAATATTGTTTGACAACCTCTGTAAGAAGATATGATTGGGATTCTACAGAGAAGAGGAATCTTGATTAA
- the pulA gene encoding type I pullulanase produces MLSIKRDYYAYLDELSVITILLPYMYHGGEANAFTVQGDEGSISLTIKAKETVQQYAKYTCISSVKLDAGKSYKIIDNHNGSTDLQIGAVIRTKEFDERYFYEGPLGIQYSTEKSSFYLWAPTAQQVKLVLQNPHDHTRSEIPMSRLDKGAWTTELEQNVDGFHYTYLVLINLEWREAVDPYAVAVSVNGEKGVIVDLGKTKTVKPILPDLPSPVDSIIYETHIRDFTIHPNSGADKKGTYQGAAQLGTKTSIGESTGLSYVKELGVTHLELLPVHDFEEVDELNVFKRYNWGYNPSHFNVPEGSYSTDPTNPYARIMELKQLIHAVQEQGIRVIMDVVYNHVYKKEDSPFEKILPGYFFRYDGNGMPANGTGVGNDIASERLMVRRYIHDSVRFWLDEYQVDGFRFDLMGILDVVTMRGVREICDNTDKDILVFGEGWNLQTPIPDEEKAIISNQEKLPRIGQFNDQFRDQIKGSTFDLKNSGFALGNGSMPNVQDLLTGSIGLTDEKAGMFMEPIQTINYVESHDNYTLWDKIEACFPDLEDAHKRKKHVLATALVLVSQGVPFLHSGQEFFRTKYGVENSYKSPDEINRLDWDRRDAFLDNVQFIKDLIQLRKSLAALRLPSADLIRKHASIKFHSPLFVEYTLSEVGSYGDWETLHILINADNEHQKIDLPEGEWKLLLIKDKVYLHDFPDVEKNVDTYHTSITIIGKKKAAG; encoded by the coding sequence ATGCTGTCCATAAAGAGAGATTATTATGCTTATTTAGATGAGCTTTCTGTTATAACCATACTGCTTCCATATATGTATCATGGCGGTGAAGCTAATGCTTTTACAGTACAGGGAGATGAAGGTTCTATTAGTTTAACAATCAAGGCGAAGGAAACGGTACAGCAGTATGCTAAATACACTTGTATTTCCTCTGTGAAGTTAGATGCTGGCAAAAGCTATAAAATCATTGATAATCACAATGGCAGTACTGATTTGCAAATTGGTGCGGTAATAAGGACAAAAGAATTTGATGAGCGGTACTTTTATGAAGGTCCTCTTGGCATTCAATACAGTACGGAAAAGAGCAGTTTTTACTTATGGGCGCCTACTGCACAACAAGTAAAGCTAGTCTTGCAAAATCCCCACGATCATACACGCAGTGAAATACCGATGAGCAGACTAGATAAAGGAGCTTGGACAACAGAACTAGAACAAAATGTAGATGGTTTCCACTACACATATTTAGTTCTTATTAATTTGGAATGGAGAGAGGCGGTTGACCCATATGCTGTTGCTGTGAGTGTCAACGGTGAAAAAGGCGTCATTGTTGATTTAGGGAAGACAAAAACAGTGAAGCCCATCCTTCCTGACCTGCCTTCTCCTGTTGATAGCATCATTTATGAAACACATATCCGCGACTTTACGATACATCCAAACAGCGGTGCTGATAAGAAAGGAACATATCAAGGGGCTGCCCAGCTTGGTACGAAAACAAGCATAGGTGAAAGTACAGGGCTTTCTTATGTGAAGGAGCTGGGAGTAACACATCTCGAGCTATTGCCTGTCCATGACTTTGAGGAAGTTGACGAGCTAAACGTCTTTAAAAGATATAACTGGGGATATAACCCTTCCCATTTCAATGTGCCAGAAGGCAGCTATTCAACTGATCCGACAAATCCATATGCGAGAATAATGGAATTGAAGCAGCTTATCCATGCTGTCCAAGAGCAAGGGATAAGAGTTATTATGGATGTCGTCTACAATCATGTGTACAAAAAAGAAGATTCTCCATTTGAGAAAATCCTCCCAGGATACTTTTTTCGCTATGATGGCAACGGAATGCCTGCCAATGGCACAGGTGTTGGCAATGATATTGCGTCAGAACGCTTAATGGTTCGGAGATATATTCATGATTCAGTTCGGTTTTGGCTAGACGAATATCAGGTGGATGGATTCCGCTTCGATTTAATGGGAATATTGGATGTTGTGACAATGCGAGGTGTTCGTGAAATTTGCGATAATACGGACAAAGATATCCTTGTATTTGGAGAGGGATGGAATTTACAAACGCCGATTCCAGATGAAGAAAAGGCGATTATTAGCAACCAAGAAAAGCTGCCGCGAATCGGGCAATTCAATGATCAGTTTCGTGACCAAATTAAAGGAAGCACATTCGACTTGAAAAACAGTGGATTTGCTTTAGGGAATGGTAGCATGCCAAATGTGCAAGATCTGTTGACAGGCAGCATTGGCTTAACGGATGAAAAGGCTGGAATGTTTATGGAGCCAATTCAGACGATAAATTATGTCGAATCACACGATAACTATACACTCTGGGATAAAATCGAAGCGTGCTTTCCAGATTTAGAGGATGCTCATAAACGTAAAAAGCATGTGCTTGCTACTGCACTTGTTTTAGTCAGTCAAGGGGTTCCATTCCTGCATAGCGGTCAGGAGTTCTTCCGTACGAAATATGGCGTGGAAAATAGCTACAAATCACCTGATGAAATTAACAGACTTGATTGGGACAGAAGAGATGCATTCCTTGACAATGTCCAATTTATAAAAGACTTAATTCAACTGCGAAAATCTTTAGCTGCACTCCGTCTGCCAAGTGCAGACCTTATAAGAAAACATGCAAGCATTAAGTTTCATTCTCCTTTATTTGTTGAATATACGCTAAGTGAGGTCGGGAGTTATGGAGACTGGGAAACGTTGCACATCCTCATTAATGCAGACAATGAGCATCAGAAAATAGATCTTCCAGAAGGTGAATGGAAGCTGCTCTTAATAAAAGATAAAGTATATCTGCATGATTTTCCAGATGTAGAAAAAAATGTAGATACTTATCACACTAGCATAACAATTATTGGTAAGAAAAAAGCTGCAGGCTGA
- a CDS encoding phosphotransferase family protein, which produces MEHLLGQDWEITPAGGETGEAFFAQNNGQKLFLKRNSSPFLAVLSAEGIVPKLVWTKRFENGDVFTAQQWLIGREFSQSDMTDDRVVMLLKKIHTSKPLLEMLKRLGKTTLMPNMILAVIKAELDEELTSNETITKSIAFLEENIPFINSEEEVVCHCDVNHNNWLLSEDNQLYLIDWDGAMIADPAIDLGMLLHWYIPKSEWTEWLEKYGFELTDSLMLRMKWYVVAQTLNSIQWYKKKSRYHEMEKWIQFLNDLD; this is translated from the coding sequence TTGGAACATTTATTAGGACAAGATTGGGAAATAACCCCTGCAGGCGGGGAAACAGGAGAAGCTTTTTTCGCTCAAAACAATGGCCAGAAGCTATTCTTGAAGAGAAACTCTTCTCCGTTTTTAGCCGTTTTGTCTGCAGAAGGAATTGTCCCAAAACTTGTTTGGACAAAAAGATTTGAGAATGGGGATGTATTCACTGCACAGCAGTGGCTTATCGGCAGGGAGTTCAGCCAATCTGATATGACAGATGACAGGGTTGTTATGCTGCTGAAAAAGATTCATACATCTAAACCATTATTGGAAATGCTGAAAAGGCTTGGAAAAACAACACTGATGCCGAATATGATTCTTGCAGTCATTAAAGCAGAATTGGATGAAGAGCTGACTAGTAACGAAACAATTACGAAGTCTATTGCCTTTTTAGAAGAAAATATTCCATTTATAAATAGCGAAGAAGAAGTTGTGTGTCACTGTGATGTTAATCATAACAACTGGCTGCTTTCAGAAGACAACCAGTTGTATTTAATCGATTGGGATGGAGCAATGATTGCAGATCCAGCAATCGATTTAGGAATGCTTCTTCACTGGTATATCCCAAAATCAGAATGGACAGAATGGCTTGAAAAGTATGGGTTTGAACTGACAGACAGCCTCATGCTTCGCATGAAATGGTATGTGGTTGCCCAAACCCTTAATTCTATCCAATGGTATAAAAAGAAATCCCGTTATCATGAGATGGAAAAGTGGATACAATTCCTAAATGACTTGGATTAA
- a CDS encoding YtzH-like family protein, translated as MPLTHEHQLGLLKDILSNHQEDCCGSVSECEQLERLVTSLKVNGNIDQNILPILEEISQYSQRGIHTSNLNNHIESSQEQLSQWVDGINGFSG; from the coding sequence ATGCCACTTACACATGAACACCAATTAGGTTTATTAAAGGACATTTTAAGCAACCATCAAGAAGACTGCTGTGGTTCTGTGTCTGAATGTGAACAACTTGAACGTCTTGTGACTTCCTTAAAGGTCAACGGCAATATTGACCAAAATATTCTTCCTATTCTGGAAGAAATAAGCCAGTACAGCCAGAGAGGGATTCACACAAGCAATTTAAACAATCACATTGAGTCCTCTCAAGAGCAGCTTTCCCAATGGGTTGACGGCATTAATGGCTTTTCAGGCTAA
- the trmB gene encoding tRNA (guanosine(46)-N7)-methyltransferase TrmB — translation MRLRHKPWAKDKLLAYPQYAVQHPEEWKGKWDQAFSGKGPIHIEVGTGKGRFITEMAKANPHINYIGIELQESVIVAALDRVIEAEVPNLKLMNLDASKLTDYFLKGEVERVYLNFSDPWPKTRHEKRRLTFKTFLKSYEEVLIPNGEIHFKTDNQGLFEYSLRSFSEYGMLLKFVSLDLHNSDYEGNIMTEYEEKFSSRGSRIFRSETQFKS, via the coding sequence ATGCGATTAAGACATAAACCATGGGCGAAGGACAAGCTGCTGGCATATCCCCAATATGCTGTCCAGCATCCTGAAGAGTGGAAAGGAAAATGGGATCAAGCATTCAGCGGTAAAGGACCCATTCATATAGAAGTAGGTACAGGTAAAGGCAGATTTATTACAGAAATGGCGAAAGCAAATCCGCATATTAACTATATCGGAATTGAATTGCAAGAAAGTGTTATTGTTGCTGCATTAGACAGGGTAATTGAAGCAGAAGTTCCAAATTTAAAGCTAATGAATTTGGATGCATCCAAGCTGACTGACTATTTCCTAAAAGGGGAAGTAGAGCGCGTCTATTTGAATTTTTCTGATCCATGGCCGAAAACAAGACATGAAAAGAGAAGGCTTACGTTTAAGACCTTCCTAAAGTCCTATGAGGAAGTGCTTATCCCAAATGGTGAAATCCACTTCAAAACAGATAATCAAGGCTTGTTTGAATACTCGCTGCGAAGCTTTTCTGAGTACGGAATGCTGTTGAAATTTGTCAGCCTTGACCTTCATAATAGTGATTATGAAGGAAATATTATGACAGAGTATGAAGAGAAGTTTTCCTCACGCGGCAGCAGAATTTTCCGCAGTGAAACACAATTTAAATCATGA
- a CDS encoding YtnP family quorum-quenching lactonase has protein sequence MNSLKIGEITLTWLNGGNTKMDGGAIFGVVPKPLWSKKYESNELNQVNLPSDPIFFEYAGKRILVDAGIGNGKLTEKQKRNYGVDEESSLEENLRTLGVSPQDIDYVLMTHMHFDHASGLSKLEDGELVSIFPNAEIITSNQEWTEMKNPNIRSRNTYWEQNWRPIESQVKTFEQKWSMGPIKLVHTGGHSDGHSILIIEDGGDIAIHLADLLPTHAHQNVLWVTAYDDYPITSIEEKQKWINWGIENDAWFTFYHDAVYRGVKWNDKGEIKEAVKRD, from the coding sequence ATGAACAGTTTAAAAATAGGGGAAATTACGTTGACATGGTTAAATGGCGGCAATACTAAAATGGATGGAGGGGCCATATTTGGGGTGGTGCCAAAGCCGTTATGGTCAAAAAAATATGAGTCCAATGAATTAAACCAAGTAAATCTGCCAAGTGACCCGATATTTTTTGAATATGCTGGAAAGCGAATTCTTGTTGATGCAGGAATTGGAAATGGCAAATTGACTGAGAAGCAAAAGCGTAATTATGGCGTGGATGAAGAATCCTCACTAGAAGAAAATCTACGCACACTCGGAGTTTCTCCCCAGGATATTGATTATGTGCTGATGACACATATGCATTTCGATCATGCTAGCGGACTGTCAAAGCTAGAAGATGGCGAGCTTGTATCTATCTTTCCAAATGCAGAAATAATTACGTCAAATCAAGAATGGACAGAAATGAAGAATCCGAATATACGCTCGCGCAATACATATTGGGAACAAAACTGGAGACCGATTGAAAGCCAAGTGAAAACCTTCGAACAAAAGTGGAGTATGGGTCCAATTAAGCTTGTTCACACGGGAGGACATAGTGACGGACACTCTATTCTTATCATAGAAGATGGGGGAGATATTGCTATTCATCTGGCAGATTTACTACCAACTCATGCACATCAAAATGTGCTATGGGTGACAGCATACGATGATTACCCAATTACGTCTATTGAAGAAAAACAGAAATGGATTAACTGGGGGATTGAAAACGATGCTTGGTTCACATTTTATCATGATGCAGTCTATCGAGGTGTAAAATGGAACGATAAAGGCGAAATAAAGGAAGCAGTGAAACGGGATTAA
- a CDS encoding PepSY domain-containing protein gives MNWKTLLAGAAVGFATSYATKEIISRNYSISSDRVLKLVKAAFKEQGPITGSWINMQKEPYETANSTHLIYRGGITRLNEGINQSYEFLADSKTGNLLDIYEI, from the coding sequence ATGAACTGGAAAACGTTATTGGCAGGAGCGGCAGTAGGTTTTGCAACAAGCTATGCAACAAAGGAAATAATTTCAAGAAACTATTCCATCTCCAGTGACCGTGTTCTTAAATTGGTTAAAGCTGCATTTAAAGAGCAAGGACCAATTACGGGCAGCTGGATTAATATGCAAAAGGAACCATATGAAACAGCAAATTCCACACACCTGATTTACCGCGGGGGCATCACAAGACTGAATGAGGGAATAAATCAATCCTACGAATTTCTGGCAGATAGCAAGACAGGAAATCTGCTCGATATTTATGAAATCTAA
- a CDS encoding M42 family metallopeptidase, whose translation MNEQTMDLFRTLTELRGIAGNEHEVRNFMRTELEKYSDEIVQDNLGSIFGVKKGTGEGPKVMVAGHMDEVGFMVTSITENGMIRFQPIGGWWSQVLLAQRVQVMTDNGPIIGVIASIPPHLLDDAQRSKPMDIKNMLIDIGADDKADAVSIGIKPGQPIVPICPFTPMANKKKIMAKAWDNRYGCGLAIELLKELQGEQLPNTLYSGATVQEEVGLRGAQTAANMIKPDIFYALDASPANDTSGDKNQFGQLGKGALLRIYDRTMVTHRGMREFILDTAESNNIAYQYFISPGGTDAGRVHTSNEGVPSAVIGICSRYIHTSASIIHVDDYAAAKELVVKLVKATDKTMVDSIKANV comes from the coding sequence ATGAACGAGCAAACAATGGATTTATTCCGTACATTGACAGAATTACGAGGTATTGCAGGAAATGAGCATGAAGTAAGAAATTTTATGCGCACAGAGCTTGAAAAATACAGTGATGAAATAGTTCAAGACAATCTTGGCAGTATCTTTGGTGTGAAAAAGGGTACAGGAGAAGGGCCAAAGGTAATGGTTGCCGGACATATGGACGAAGTTGGTTTTATGGTAACTTCTATTACAGAAAATGGGATGATTCGTTTTCAGCCAATTGGAGGCTGGTGGAGTCAAGTACTGCTTGCCCAACGAGTGCAAGTGATGACAGATAATGGTCCGATAATCGGGGTAATCGCATCAATTCCTCCACATTTACTTGATGACGCACAACGCAGCAAACCGATGGATATCAAAAACATGCTTATTGATATTGGCGCTGATGATAAAGCAGATGCTGTGTCAATCGGTATCAAGCCAGGACAGCCAATTGTTCCGATTTGCCCATTTACCCCAATGGCAAATAAAAAGAAGATTATGGCGAAGGCGTGGGACAACCGCTATGGATGTGGGCTTGCTATTGAGCTGCTGAAGGAGCTTCAAGGGGAACAGCTGCCTAATACCTTATATTCTGGTGCGACAGTACAAGAAGAGGTTGGACTGCGCGGAGCACAAACGGCAGCCAATATGATTAAGCCTGACATATTTTATGCATTGGACGCAAGCCCTGCTAATGATACTTCTGGTGACAAAAATCAATTTGGCCAATTAGGAAAAGGTGCTTTGCTTCGTATATATGATCGTACAATGGTGACACATAGAGGAATGAGAGAATTTATCCTTGATACAGCGGAGAGCAATAATATTGCTTATCAGTACTTCATCTCACCAGGCGGAACAGATGCAGGGCGAGTGCATACTTCAAACGAGGGTGTGCCAAGTGCTGTAATCGGTATTTGCTCCAGATATATTCATACAAGCGCTTCTATCATCCATGTAGATGACTATGCAGCAGCAAAAGAGCTTGTTGTGAAGCTTGTGAAAGCAACAGATAAAACGATGGTCGATTCCATTAAAGCAAATGTGTAA
- a CDS encoding DUF84 family protein, which yields MIICIGTKNPAKGGAVKEGFSSMPDVEFLELDVSSGVSAQPFSDEETITGAINRAKNALAAGKGDIGIGLEGGVKQTEHGLLICNWGALVLRCGRTYIGGGASIPLPADVADALLTGEELGPVMDRYANKKNVRHNEGAIGVFTNGKITRRKMFAHVMESLVGQYEYELKTSQ from the coding sequence ATGATTATATGTATTGGAACAAAAAATCCGGCAAAGGGAGGAGCGGTTAAGGAAGGCTTCAGCTCAATGCCGGATGTGGAATTTTTGGAGCTTGATGTTTCATCAGGTGTAAGTGCTCAGCCATTTTCTGATGAAGAAACGATAACAGGTGCAATTAACCGCGCCAAAAATGCTTTAGCTGCAGGAAAAGGAGATATCGGTATCGGTCTTGAAGGCGGCGTAAAGCAAACGGAGCATGGCCTGCTTATTTGTAACTGGGGAGCTCTTGTTCTTAGGTGTGGCCGTACATATATTGGCGGAGGCGCTAGCATTCCTTTACCTGCAGATGTGGCTGATGCGCTGCTTACAGGAGAAGAGCTAGGTCCTGTTATGGATCGCTATGCAAACAAAAAGAATGTCCGTCATAATGAAGGAGCAATAGGCGTTTTCACAAATGGCAAAATAACTAGGCGAAAAATGTTCGCACATGTCATGGAGTCGTTAGTTGGCCAATATGAATATGAATTAAAGACAAGTCAATAA
- a CDS encoding thioredoxin family protein: MRDLQSQEEFNELKNSSNKHVFLFSANWCGDCRFIEPFMPDVEQKYSEYTFIHIDRDKFIDTCIELDVFGIPSFVAFGDGKELGRFVSKDRKTQEEIESFIESL, translated from the coding sequence ATGAGAGATTTACAGTCACAAGAGGAGTTTAACGAGTTAAAAAATAGCAGTAATAAGCATGTGTTTTTATTTTCTGCTAACTGGTGCGGAGATTGCCGGTTTATTGAGCCGTTTATGCCAGACGTAGAACAGAAATACAGCGAGTATACTTTTATCCACATTGATCGAGATAAATTCATTGATACATGCATTGAATTAGATGTGTTTGGTATTCCAAGCTTTGTTGCCTTTGGAGATGGTAAGGAACTTGGCCGCTTTGTCAGCAAAGACCGTAAAACACAAGAAGAAATCGAGAGCTTTATTGAATCATTGTGA
- a CDS encoding DUF1444 domain-containing protein produces MDSKKMKNLLQDRLKAEGRVFTFDSKKDQLRIESKDTGKGVTISLPGIIAKWEQEKEKAVDEVVYYIENGLTALVEDPALEGKEKNIYPVIRSTSFPLQTNEEIPFVVDEHTAETRIYYALDMGNTYRLIDEKIMQKENWKHSRIKEVALFNARSLQTSLKTDQVAGNTFYFLNTNDGYDASRILNDSFLKEMSETVKGTMAVAVPHQDVLIIADIENETGYDILAQMTMSFFASGRVPITALSFLYEDGSLEPVFILGKNKKKEQ; encoded by the coding sequence ATGGACAGCAAAAAAATGAAGAACCTCTTACAAGACAGGCTTAAAGCAGAAGGAAGAGTGTTTACGTTTGATTCTAAAAAGGATCAACTTCGTATAGAGAGCAAGGATACTGGCAAAGGGGTGACAATTTCTTTACCGGGAATTATCGCGAAATGGGAGCAAGAAAAGGAAAAAGCTGTAGATGAAGTCGTTTATTATATTGAAAATGGCTTAACTGCATTGGTAGAAGATCCAGCCCTTGAAGGGAAGGAAAAAAATATTTATCCTGTTATTCGCTCTACCTCATTTCCGTTGCAAACTAATGAAGAAATACCATTTGTAGTGGATGAGCATACAGCAGAAACAAGAATTTATTATGCATTAGATATGGGCAACACTTACCGTCTCATAGATGAAAAAATCATGCAAAAGGAAAACTGGAAGCACAGCCGAATTAAGGAAGTGGCTCTCTTTAATGCACGTTCTTTACAGACGAGTCTTAAAACAGATCAGGTTGCAGGCAACACATTTTATTTCTTGAATACGAATGACGGATATGATGCAAGCCGTATTCTTAACGATTCCTTCCTGAAGGAAATGAGTGAGACGGTTAAGGGAACAATGGCTGTTGCTGTACCGCATCAAGATGTGTTAATTATTGCTGATATAGAAAATGAGACAGGCTATGACATATTGGCGCAAATGACGATGAGCTTCTTTGCGAGCGGCAGGGTTCCAATTACAGCACTGTCCTTCCTTTATGAAGATGGAAGTCTAGAGCCTGTGTTTATTTTAGGGAAAAACAAGAAAAAAGAGCAGTAA